A portion of the Streptomyces sp. NBC_01335 genome contains these proteins:
- a CDS encoding Dyp-type peroxidase: protein MTDIDDRPTAGPNPLPGRRGFVLTGVGLAGAVASAPDAFAAPVRRPEAAGEVAREAAVPFHGPHQAGVVTPQQAFAAFVAFDVLATDRGGPAAVFDVLTKRARALTAASAQGGPDDRLTITVGVGASLFDGRFGLRSRRPAGLRTMPAFPGDDLDPDACHGDLSVQVCAEHPDAVLGVMRDLQLALRGAAAPRWRSDGFLNPPRPNGAPRSIVGFKDGISRPDTTSEREMDRVLWLGSRSGAPAWAWGGCYQVLRTTRLRVEAWDRLPVSEQERAFGRNKATGAPLTGTKETDLPDYRSDPDGRKISFDSHIRRANPRTPETADSLPLRRSYNFDRGLAPDGALDVGLNFCCYQQDIGRQFEAVQRRLDGEPLADFTVTRGGGYFLVLPGVTDAKGKLGASLLAD from the coding sequence ATGACAGACATCGACGACCGTCCGACCGCCGGACCGAACCCCCTCCCAGGACGCCGGGGGTTCGTGCTGACGGGGGTCGGTCTCGCCGGGGCGGTGGCGAGCGCGCCGGACGCCTTCGCGGCACCGGTCCGGCGGCCGGAGGCGGCGGGCGAGGTGGCGCGGGAGGCCGCGGTGCCGTTCCACGGCCCGCACCAGGCGGGCGTCGTGACGCCGCAGCAGGCGTTCGCCGCGTTCGTCGCCTTCGACGTGCTCGCCACGGACCGCGGCGGGCCGGCCGCCGTCTTCGACGTGCTGACGAAGCGGGCGCGGGCCCTCACCGCGGCCTCCGCGCAGGGCGGACCCGACGATCGCCTGACCATCACGGTCGGCGTCGGGGCGTCCCTCTTCGACGGGCGCTTCGGCCTCCGGTCGCGTCGGCCCGCGGGGCTGCGGACCATGCCCGCCTTCCCCGGGGACGATCTGGACCCGGACGCCTGCCACGGGGACCTGTCGGTCCAGGTCTGCGCGGAGCACCCCGACGCCGTCCTGGGGGTGATGCGTGATCTGCAACTGGCGTTGCGGGGGGCGGCCGCCCCGAGGTGGCGGAGTGACGGGTTCCTCAACCCGCCCCGGCCGAACGGCGCGCCGCGCAGCATCGTCGGCTTCAAGGACGGCATCTCCCGTCCGGACACGACGTCCGAGCGGGAGATGGACCGGGTGCTGTGGCTGGGTTCGCGCAGCGGGGCGCCCGCCTGGGCCTGGGGCGGCTGCTACCAGGTGTTGCGGACGACCCGGCTGCGGGTCGAGGCCTGGGACCGGCTGCCGGTCTCCGAGCAGGAGCGCGCTTTCGGCCGGAACAAGGCGACGGGCGCTCCGCTGACCGGTACCAAGGAGACGGACCTTCCCGACTACCGGTCGGACCCGGACGGCCGGAAGATCTCCTTCGACTCACACATCCGCCGGGCGAACCCGAGGACTCCCGAGACGGCCGACTCGCTCCCCTTGCGCCGCAGTTACAACTTCGACCGCGGTCTGGCACCCGATGGTGCGCTCGACGTGGGGCTGAACTTCTGTTGCTACCAGCAGGACATCGGGCGGCAGTTCGAGGCGGTGCAGCGGCGCCTGGACGGCGAGCCCCTCGCGGACTTCACCGTCACCCGGGGCGGCGGCTACTTCCTC